A genomic region of Alphaproteobacteria bacterium contains the following coding sequences:
- the hemB gene encoding porphobilinogen synthase, translated as MLHHIQYPHTRLRRTRMQEWSRDLVAETNLSADHLILPVFVIDEKNRSVPVDSMPGVSRHSPDLLLKEAEKALEKGVRSMLLFPALESSVKTADAALAYDPDNLICRTIRLLKKELPEMGIFADVALDYYTDHGHDGIFDGKEVLNDATVSVLIQQSLAFAEAGADSVAPSDMMDGRIAHIREALEKNKFHNVLITSYAAKYASAFYGPFRDGVKSGSCLGKKNKKTYQMDPRNGLEALKEAHQDIEEGADFLIIKPGLPYLDVIARIKDSCNIPIFAYHVSGEYAMLKAAAQNGWLDYDRTLYETLISFRRAGCAGVFTYAALEAADLLKSL; from the coding sequence ATGCTGCATCATATTCAATATCCTCATACCAGACTCAGAAGAACACGCATGCAAGAATGGAGCCGTGATCTGGTTGCAGAGACAAATCTATCTGCTGATCATTTAATATTGCCTGTCTTTGTGATTGATGAAAAAAATCGGTCAGTTCCTGTAGACTCAATGCCGGGTGTTTCTCGCCATAGTCCTGATCTTCTCCTGAAAGAGGCTGAAAAAGCTTTGGAGAAAGGCGTGCGTTCCATGTTGCTTTTCCCAGCGCTTGAATCATCCGTTAAAACAGCAGATGCGGCCTTGGCCTATGATCCTGATAATTTAATCTGCAGAACGATTCGCTTGCTGAAAAAGGAACTGCCAGAGATGGGTATCTTTGCAGATGTTGCGCTTGATTATTATACAGACCATGGTCATGACGGAATTTTTGATGGCAAAGAAGTTTTGAATGATGCAACTGTCTCAGTTCTGATTCAGCAATCATTGGCTTTTGCAGAGGCCGGAGCCGATTCGGTTGCGCCATCAGATATGATGGATGGCAGAATCGCTCACATTCGTGAGGCCTTAGAGAAAAATAAGTTTCACAATGTGCTTATTACGTCGTATGCAGCAAAATATGCGTCAGCCTTTTACGGCCCATTCCGCGATGGTGTGAAATCGGGATCATGTTTGGGTAAGAAGAACAAAAAGACCTATCAGATGGATCCGCGCAATGGCCTGGAGGCGCTTAAAGAAGCGCATCAAGATATAGAAGAGGGCGCCGATTTTTTAATCATAAAGCCTGGTCTTCCTTATTTAGATGTGATTGCGCGGATTAAGGATTCTTGCAATATTCCGATCTTTGCCTATCACGTGAGTGGTGAATATGCCATGCTGAAAGCAGCAGCGCAGAATGGTTGGCTTGATTATGACCGTACTCTTTATGAGACGCTTATTTCATTCAGAAGAGCAGGCTGTGCAGGTGTATTTACCTACGCTGCTCTTGAAGCTGCAGATTTGTTGAAGTCGCTCTAA